One genomic region from Desulfatiglans sp. encodes:
- a CDS encoding virulence RhuM family protein: MKEKENQALVHSKGQFLVYQAEDGKLKLDVRLEDETVWLTQQMMAELFQTTKQNISLHIQRIFEEGELIPEATVKKYLSVRKEGSREVKRLLDYYSLDMIISVGYRVKSHVATRFRIWATERLKEYIVKGFILDDERLKNPDQPFDYFEELTRRIQDIRTSERRFYQKITDIYATSIDYDPTLDISIEFFKTVQNKMHWAITGQTAAEIIHSRANADKPNMGLTNYRGAKVRKQDVTIAKNYLTENELAALNNLVEQYLIFAQGQAMRRIPMYMKDWIKKLDGFLTINDRDILNHAGEISHEMAKQLAETEYDKFHEKRLSSATNELSDFDKVLDNIDTSNKKLSKPRTTRKKDK, encoded by the coding sequence ATGAAAGAAAAAGAAAATCAAGCACTGGTACATTCAAAAGGACAATTTCTGGTTTATCAGGCTGAAGATGGTAAACTCAAGTTGGATGTCCGGCTGGAAGATGAAACTGTCTGGCTGACCCAGCAGATGATGGCAGAATTGTTTCAAACAACAAAGCAGAATATAAGTCTTCACATTCAAAGGATCTTTGAAGAGGGTGAGTTGATACCGGAGGCAACTGTCAAGAAATACTTGTCAGTTCGAAAAGAAGGAAGTCGGGAAGTAAAACGTCTACTTGATTATTACAGCCTGGACATGATCATCTCAGTCGGTTACCGGGTAAAAAGTCATGTTGCCACACGTTTTCGCATTTGGGCGACAGAACGGTTGAAAGAATATATTGTAAAAGGTTTTATCCTGGATGATGAGCGTTTAAAAAACCCTGATCAGCCGTTTGATTATTTTGAAGAACTCACCAGGCGCATTCAGGATATCAGGACCTCGGAACGGCGGTTTTATCAAAAAATCACCGACATATACGCCACCAGCATTGACTATGATCCTACACTGGATATCAGCATAGAGTTTTTCAAGACAGTTCAGAATAAAATGCACTGGGCAATAACCGGCCAGACAGCAGCAGAAATTATCCATTCCCGTGCTAATGCGGATAAACCTAATATGGGCTTAACTAACTATAGAGGCGCAAAGGTTCGTAAACAGGATGTAACTATTGCTAAAAATTACCTTACAGAAAATGAACTTGCGGCTCTAAACAATCTTGTTGAACAATACCTGATTTTCGCCCAGGGTCAGGCAATGCGTCGCATCCCCATGTATATGAAGGACTGGATTAAAAAACTTGATGGATTTCTTACAATCAATGACCGGGATATCCTGAACCATGCAGGAGAAATCAGCCATGAAATGGCAAAACAATTGGCCGAGACTGAATATGATAAATTTCATGAAAAAAGGCTTTCATCGGCAACAAATGAATTGAGTGATTTTGACAAGGTGCTGGATAATATCGATACATCAAATAAAAAGCTGAGTAAACCGCGAACCACACGAAAGAAAGACAAATGA